The genomic stretch TACCTCACAGAGGGGAATGCCGGTCACATTATAACGACACTGATCTTTCTGGGCCAGACCAAACTGGGCCAGGGAGCAGCGGTGAATAGGGAAGCGGCTTTGACCGCGGAGTGGGAGGTCGGATAAGATGAATGAGTACAGCAAGGTACTATGCGCGTACGGTGTTCCGGAAGAGATGGTCGACCGGCTGAACGAAGAAATCGGTCCGGTGACCGTGCTGCCCTCGCATGATGAGGAAGAGATCATCCGGGGGATTCAGGATCAGCAGGTCTTTGTCGTTCGCTCCAAGCCGAAAGTGACGGCGCGGATCATCGAGAACGCTCCCCGGCTCAAGGTGGTTGCCCGTCCCGGGGTGGGGATTGATAACATCGACAAGGCGGCCTGTGAAAGACGGGGCATAACCATTATCAACACCCCGGAATCTTCGGTTTCCAGTGTCGCCGAGATGACGGTCGGACTGGCGATTAGCCTCATGCGGCATATTTATACCACCTGTGCGCTACTTAAGGAAGGTGAATGGGCCAAAAGTAAGTATACCGGGCGGACCGTGGAGGGGAAAGTATGGGGTGTCATCGGATTTGGCGGCATAGGGCGCCGGGTGGCGGAGATCGCCCGGGCGATGCGGGCCGAGGTGATCGGCTATGATCCCTTTGTGCCGGAAAAGGAATTCGGGCTTCTCGGGGTCAAGCGGACGCTGCGGCTCGATGAACTGCTGGAAAAAAGCGATATAGTCTCTCTTCATGTGGTTCTGAATGAAGAAACCCGGGGTATGATTTCCGCTGATGCGCTGGCTAGGATGAAGAAGGGCTCGTATCTCATCAACACCTCACGGGGAAAGGTGATCGATCATGCCGCGCTTTCCCGGGCGGTGCAGAGCGGTCATCTGGGGGGAGCGGCGCTGGATGTCTTCGATGCTGAACCGCCGGAAGACCGGGAGATGATCTGTCAGGAGAACCTGATCACCACGCCGCACATCGGAGGAAGCACCGAAGAAGCGTTTATAAACGCAACAGAGATTATGATTCGTAAACTCAAGAACCTCCTCAAGCCGGGACAAGCCGGACCGATTGGGGATTGAACAGACGGGCCTTGGTCTTTTACTTTGAAAGCCTGGACAGAAGCGATGAAATCCTTCGAAATCTTGGACCACACAGCGGATATTGGGATTGTCGCCCGGGGGAGGGATCTCAAGGAGCTCTTTGCGAATGCCGCCCGGGGAATGTTCAGCGTGATGACCGACCTGGACCGGGTGAACGGTGGTTTTGATCTTGAGGTCTCCGTCGAAGGCAACGATTACGAGGACCTCCTGGTCACCTGGCTGAATGAACTCCTCTATGTGTATGAGGTGAAATCCGCCATCCTCGGAAATTTTTTGATTACCGATCTCGGGCGGCATTCCCTGAAAGCCTTGGTGCGGGGTGAACCGATCGATCTGCGCAAACACACCATCAACCGGGAGATCAAAGCTTGTACTTACTATGAAGCCCGGGTGGGAAAAAACGCAGAGGGCTTCTGGGAGGCCCAAGTATATTTTGACTTGTAACTCAGTGATCGGTGATCGATGAATAGCACTGATGAGTGATCCCAGATGGGAGATTTTAACATGACCGAGTGGACTGGACCGCTTGAAAGACTCGATGACTGGCGCTGGTTGATCCCCCGTCGGTATAAAAAGGGTATGCGGACTGAGGGGCTGATCTACGCTTCCGAGTCCCTTATCCGGGACATCCGCCGCGATCAGGCGCTGGAACAGGTGGCCAATGTTGCCTTTCTCCCGGGGATTGTCGGCCGGTCGCTGGCGATGTCTGATATTCATTGGGGTTATGGGTTTCCGATTGGCGGGGTGGCGGCGACCGATACCAGGACGGGAGTTATTTCGCCAGGCGGGGTCGGGTTCGACATCAACTGCGGAGTCAGGATCATCCGGACAGCCCTGACCGAAAGTGATGTTCGGGCACGGCTTGGCGAGATCCTGCGGAGTCTCTTCCGGGATGTGCCTTCCGGCGTGGGTTCGGAAGGGAATTTGCTCTTTCGGGAAACGGAGCTGAAAAAGCTATTGGTGGGAGGTTCCCGCTCGATTGTTCGGCAGGGGTTTGGTTGGGATGAGGATACCGTTTTCACCGAAGACCAGGGGGCGATGAGCGAAGCCGATCCCTCCGCCGTGAGCAAAAAAGCGCTGGAACGGGGAATGGGACAGGTGGGGTCCCTTGGTTCGGGGAACCATTTTTTGGAAATCGAGATAGTGGACCGGATTTTTCGGCCGGACATCGCCGGGGTGTTCGGACTTTTCCCCGGGCAGGTCATCGTGATGATCCACACCGGATCGCGAGGCTTTGGTCATCAAGTCTGTACGGACAGCCTGAAGCGTATGCAGAGCGCCATGACCCGTTACGGAATAGAAGTTCCCGACCGCCAGTTGGCCTGTACTCCGCTGGATTCGCCGGAAGGACGGGAATACTTGACCGGAATGGCCT from Atribacteraceae bacterium encodes the following:
- a CDS encoding hydroxyacid dehydrogenase — protein: MNEYSKVLCAYGVPEEMVDRLNEEIGPVTVLPSHDEEEIIRGIQDQQVFVVRSKPKVTARIIENAPRLKVVARPGVGIDNIDKAACERRGITIINTPESSVSSVAEMTVGLAISLMRHIYTTCALLKEGEWAKSKYTGRTVEGKVWGVIGFGGIGRRVAEIARAMRAEVIGYDPFVPEKEFGLLGVKRTLRLDELLEKSDIVSLHVVLNEETRGMISADALARMKKGSYLINTSRGKVIDHAALSRAVQSGHLGGAALDVFDAEPPEDREMICQENLITTPHIGGSTEEAFINATEIMIRKLKNLLKPGQAGPIGD
- a CDS encoding archease, giving the protein MKSFEILDHTADIGIVARGRDLKELFANAARGMFSVMTDLDRVNGGFDLEVSVEGNDYEDLLVTWLNELLYVYEVKSAILGNFLITDLGRHSLKALVRGEPIDLRKHTINREIKACTYYEARVGKNAEGFWEAQVYFDL
- a CDS encoding RtcB family protein, whose product is MTEWTGPLERLDDWRWLIPRRYKKGMRTEGLIYASESLIRDIRRDQALEQVANVAFLPGIVGRSLAMSDIHWGYGFPIGGVAATDTRTGVISPGGVGFDINCGVRIIRTALTESDVRARLGEILRSLFRDVPSGVGSEGNLLFRETELKKLLVGGSRSIVRQGFGWDEDTVFTEDQGAMSEADPSAVSKKALERGMGQVGSLGSGNHFLEIEIVDRIFRPDIAGVFGLFPGQVIVMIHTGSRGFGHQVCTDSLKRMQSAMTRYGIEVPDRQLACTPLDSPEGREYLTGMACAANFAWANRQLITHRVRECFERVFGQSAEHLGMSVLYDVAHNIAKIEEYEIEGKKRRLCVHRKGATRSLGPGQKTLPERYRPVGQPVLIPGDMGTGSYILAGTEQAMAETFGSTCHGAGRILSRKQADQLSRGRSLAHELEERGIQVLADSAATLREEIPEAYKDVHQIVEIVEQSGLSRRVAYARPLGVVKG